The following coding sequences are from one Rhipicephalus microplus isolate Deutch F79 chromosome 3, USDA_Rmic, whole genome shotgun sequence window:
- the LOC142802790 gene encoding uncharacterized protein LOC142802790, which produces MENLKVKELIEICEELGITLGRAKRKQAILAIMKDEGVSAEEVDEAWVDIKARREEAERREVEAREQAERRERREEAERQERLELKRLELATLQCSQAPSVASSTVQVSGFRIRDQLPPFVVGEDMAKYLVKFEHVCERNALERSLWAQNLLALLPGEVSDALTCLSREAFESYDEVKEVLLRRYKLSPEAFRQRFRYAKKGTESHVDFTFRLKADLIEWLKGEGVYDDRDKVVECVALEQFYRCIQEDVKLWLQDKLGEVQLNKAAELAEEYYTRRKLHSRAVRVEKDERKEGFSKKPDQRKPAPHRNFKKDPSLTKDTVEEGKTEAEKSSEVSKQRTDTPRAFESRKPLICYNCKKEGHIARNCQEKFAFATIRESGKNMRLLEPYLQEIRVNEKTCRALRDSAATMDVVHPSLVSPDDFTGECAWIRDTEDEQEEEEED; this is translated from the exons atggagaaccttaaagtgaaggaactcatcgaaatttgtgaggaactcggcattactttgggccgtgcgaaacgaaagcaagcgatccttgcgatcatgaaggatgagggagtgtcggctgaggaagtcgatgaggcctgggtggatattaaagcacgccgtgaggaggctgaaaggcgagaagtagaagctcgcgaac aagctgaaaggcgcgaacgtcgcgaggaggccgagagacaggagcgtctcgagttgaaacgactagaattggcaaccctacagtgttcgcaggcgcctagcgtagcttcttcaacagttcaggtcagcggttttagaattcgggaccaactgccaccgttcgtagtaggcgaggacatggcgaagtatctcgtcaagtttgaacacgtctgtgagcgaaacgctttggagcggtctctttgggcgcagaacctgttagctcttcttcccggcgaagtgtccgacgcattaacttgcttgtctagggaagcgtttgagagctatgacgaggttaaggaagtgctcttgagacgttataagttgtcacccgaggctttcaggcaaaggttccggtatgctaaaaaggggactgagtcacacgttgacttcacgtttcgtcttaaagccgatttgattgaatggctcaagggcgaaggtgtttatgacgaccgcgataaagtggtggaatgcgttgcattggagcaattctaccgctgcatccaggaggatgtcaaactgtggctgcaggacaaacttggtgaagtacagctaaacaaggcagcagagttagctgaggagtattatactcgccgaaagttgcatagcagggcagtgcgcgttgaaaaggatgaaagaaaagagggcttttcaaagaaacctgatcaacggaaacccgctccgcaccgtaatttcaaaaaggacccgtctcttacgaaggacactgtagaggaagggaaaacagaagcggaaaaatcgagtgaggtttctaaacaacgcactgataccccacgggcgtttgaatcacggaagccactaatctgctacaactgcaaaaaggaagggcacatcgctagaaactgtcaggaaaaatttgccttcgcaacaatccgagaatcaggaaaaaacatgcggttgttggagccgtatctccaagaaattagggtcaatgagaaaacgtgccgagcacttagagactcagcggcaaccatggacgttgtccatccttcattggtgtctccggacgacttcacaggagaatgcgcgtggatcag